The proteins below are encoded in one region of Belonocnema kinseyi isolate 2016_QV_RU_SX_M_011 chromosome 5, B_treatae_v1, whole genome shotgun sequence:
- the LOC117173373 gene encoding putative uncharacterized protein DDB_G0290989 has translation MKFFDCFLLFTFVIFLSFVRSSSQPSGRKVQRGLRLIRRMHPGRHFRELAIVDEEMSIEHPLTRQERLMIQEHHRIPDRLLRPQQASPRQQPRPCQQQTPRQQTRPCQQSWLRQQQTPSQQPTPCQQTTVHFKDGDFMYRGPFPIGKVKGGAIYEHPVRNGQQKIVEPETGDKLLHSGACIGKYDNGWQRFYQQG, from the exons atgaaattttttgattgttttcTGCTCTTCACGTTTGTGATATTTCTTAGTTTTGTTC GATCAAGTTCACAACCGTCAGGTCGTAAAGTTCAACGTGGATTGCGCCTGATAAGGCGCATGCACCCTGGAAGACATTTTAGGGAACTCGCAATAGTTGATGAGGAAATGAGTATTGAGCACCCACTTACTCGGCAAGAAAGGTTAATGATCCAAGAGCACCACCGTATCCCAG ATCGACTACTGCGACCACAACAAGCATCGCCACGCCAACAACCAAGGCCGTGCCAACAGCAAACACCACGCCAACAAACAAGACCATGCCAACAATCATGGCTACGTCAACAACAAACGCCCAGTCAGCAACCAACGCCATGTCAACAAACAACAGTCCATTTCAAAGATGGTGATTTCATGTACCGTGGTCCATTTCCTATTGGAAAGGTCAAAGGTGGAGCTATTTATGAGCATCCAGTTCGAAACG GTCAACAAAAGATAGTCGAGCCTGAAACTGGTGATAAGTTGCTGCACAGTGGAGCCTGTATTGGAAAGTACGATAATGGATGGCAGCGTTTCTATCAGCAGGGTTAA